The Oscarella lobularis chromosome 9, ooOscLobu1.1, whole genome shotgun sequence genome includes a window with the following:
- the LOC136191477 gene encoding cadherin EGF LAG seven-pass G-type receptor 1-like isoform X2, which translates to MKHEDSSWQRSRRMIPTTRSKIGRRLSILWTITFLSRLLAANDFESNSTWKVVVRSTDSGGQHIVQTFQVVVNDTNDPPTQIQLVGSGSVPENSGGGTLLGYVQIVDEDVADKHTTSIVAVYRESDNRAVSGLFLLNSSSRALTVMSGAHLDYENARQYVIKIVTVDSGSPALSLTESLTVNITDLNEKPSNVTLDNEKIDENSPNGTVVATIAVSDPDNENENRQKHSCVILNAFNLPFQVINDLTLIVAGRLNYEQERKYLIDVRCSDDGNPSLFIDRQFLIEVSNVNEAPTSVGLTNYVINENLDVGATVGIITSSDLDNEVAWVQNVTYVISGAPVPFDVSGVNLVTTSKLDFEVQSSYRLTLVATDDGVPPASRTKEIVINVRDVNDQPTKVVLKTKGVYENSAPGTIIGELTTEDEDRGQNHTYALVPIGHVSMNFSVIGNKLVVASGAQLDYEKENSYVLVIRTTDNGSPPFSYENDVPVNVLDVNEPPTDIRSDHKDEIAENSLAGTSVANLTVVDRDFNQTHTCRLLNGSEFFVVVQGSTPELRVAQGADIDFEKRSSISALIQCTDDGRPTPFSVNRSFTFGVSDVNEPVTEILLSGSRRIREDSPVGALVGNLSVVDDDKGQTHAFRTVGFLENAFSIKNERQLVVARPVRLDYESLEHPVINLTVVATDNGRPQLSFHVMFFFTVIDINEAPMNISVGQGAFVPENASLGSLIGRLSVFNPEGNGGISYDVISVNGLANSTDFYLVSNSSGTYLYLNRSLNYDNMSSFALAMSVSDSDDPPISVVLTLDVDVRRMDPCALGVAECDAEYATCIRTSPTTSRCECNRGYAGDGVVCEDIDYCQMTKIDPVSLLASGLNASSLKLCNNGTCVDQIDGYTCKCDAGFSMPDCGVETDECASNPCGVGGSCTDLIDGFDCTCHEGYRGVFCDENIDDCASSPCDSASTCVDGVATFRCLCSPDYTGDRCSFSLAACDGDSCGDLESSVVEKPWFLGITIGLIGVVGIVAGILIVICVCVRRRKRSSSSEREIALNNVDCT; encoded by the exons ATGAAGCACGAGGACAGCTCGTGGCaacgttctcgacgaatGATCCCGACAACGAGGTCAAAGATCGGCAG ACGTTTGTCTATACTCTGGACAATCACGTTCCTTTCACGTTTACTGGCAGCGAACGATTTCGAATCAAATTCGACGTGgaaagtcgtcgttcgatcgacgGACAGCGGCGGTCAACACATCGTCCAGACGTTTCAGGTCGTTGTGAACGATACCAACGATCCTCCGACGCAGATCCAACTCGTGGGATCGGGCTCGGTCCCAGAAAACAGTGGCGGTGGAACGCTCCTCGGCTACGtgcagatcgtcgacgaagacgtcgccgacaaACACACGACTTCTATTGTCGCGGTCTATCGTGAAAGCGACAATCGAGCTGTATCTGGActgtttcttttgaattCGTCAAGTCGCGCTTTGACCGTGATGTCCGGAGCGCACTTGGATTACGAAAACGCTAGGCAGTACGTAATCAAGATCGTCACCGTCGATTCCGGCAGTCCAGCCTTGTCGCTCACCGAGTCGCTTACTGTCAACATCACTGACTTGAATGAGAAGCCGAGCAACGTCACCTTGGACAATGAAAAG ATCGACGAAAACAGTCCTAACGGTACCGTTGTCGCCACGATCGCCGTTTCTGATCCCGacaacgagaacgaaaatCGGCAGAAGCACTCGTGCGTCATCTTGAATGCATTCAACCTTCCGTTCCAG GTGATCAACGACTTGACTTTGATCGTTGCTGGAAGACTCAACTACGAACAGGAGCGAAAGTATCTGATTGAC GTTCGTTGCTCTGATGACGGTAATCCCAGTCTGTTCATTGACCGGCAGTTTCTTATTGAAGTTTCCAACGTCAACGAAGCTCCGACGTCCGTTGGGCTCACTAactacgtcatcaacgaGAATCTTGACGTCGGTGCGACCGTTGGAATTATCACGTCGTCGGATCTGGACAACGAAGTGGCTTGGGTGCAGAACGTCACGTACGTTATTAGCGGCGCTCCGGTGccgtttgacgtcagcggCGTCAATCTCGTTACGACTTCCAAGCTCGACTTTGAGGTGCAGTCGAGCTATCGCCTCACTCTCGTCGCAacagacgacggcgttccaCCAGCAAGCAGAACCAAAGAAATTGTCATCAACGTACGCGACGTTAACGATCAGCCAACGAAAGTTGTGCTGAAGACCAAAGGGGTTTACGAGAATTCGGCCCCAGGCACGATTATCGGAGAGTTGACgaccgaagacgaagatcgGGGACAGAACCACACGTACGCTCTTGTCCCAATTGGACACGTTTCAA TGAACTTCAGCGTGATTGGCAATAAATTGGTTGTTGCTAGCGGTGCGCAGTTAGActacgagaaagagaactcCTACGTCCTTGTCATTCGAACGACAGACAACGGCAGTCCGCCTTTCTCCTACGAG AACGATGTTCCTGTCaacgttctcgacgtcaacgagccTCCGACCGACATACGCTCCGATCACAAAGACGAGATAGCAGAAAATAGTCTCGCAGGCACGTCGGTCGCCAATCTGAcggtcgtcgatcgcgacttCAATCAAACCCACACATGCCGACTGCTAAACGGATCGgagttcttcgtcgtcgtccaggGGTCGACACCGGAATTGCGCGTCGCCCAAGGAGCCGACATCGACTTCGAGAAGCGTTCGTCGATATCGGCGCTGATTCAATGCACCGACGACGGTCGACCGACGCCGTTCAGCGTCAACCGGTCGTTCACCTTTGGAGtgagcgacgtcaacgaaccGGTGACCGAAATCCTGCTATCGGGATCGCGTCGCATTCGCGAGGACTCGCCGGTCGGCGCCTTGGTTGGAAATCTGTCggtcgttgacgacgataagGGTCAGACGCACGCTTTCCGCACTGTCGGATTTCTGGAAAACGCTTTTAGC ATTAAGAATGAAAGGCAGCTAGTCGTCGCTCGACCCGTCCGTCTTGACTACGAAAGCCTTGAGCACCCGGTCATCAACTTAACCGTGGTCGCGACCGACAATGGTCGGCCGCAGCTGAGTTTCCACGTCATGTTCTTTTTCACGGTGATCGACATCAACGAAGCGCCCATGAACATCAGCGTCGGGCAAGGTGCCTTCGTGCCGGAGAACGCGTCTCTAGGTTCTCTTATTGGCCGCCTAAGCGTCTTTAATCCAGAGGGCAACGGTGGTATATCGTATGATGTTATCTCTGTGAACGGTCTAGCCAATTCCACCGATTTCTATCTCGTCTCCAATTCGTCCGGAACGTATCTCTACCTGAATCGGAGTTTGAACTACGATAACatgtcgtcgttcgcgctcGCGATGTCGGTGTCGGACAGCGATGATCCACCGATATCGGTCGTTCtgacgctcgacgtcgacgtgcgacgAATGGATCCGTGCGcgctcggcgtcgccgagtGCGACGCCGAGTACGCGACGTGCATTCGAACGAgcccgacgacgagtcgatgcGAGTGCAATCGGGGCTACgcgggcgacggcgtcgtctgcGAGGACATCGACTATTGTCAAATGACAAAGATCGATCCGGTGTCGCTGCTAGCGAGCGGTttgaacgcgtcgtcgttgaaacTGTGCAACAACGGGACGTGCGTCGATCAAATCGACGGCTACACGTGCAAATGCGACGCCGGGTTTTCCATGCCAGACTGCGGTGTTGAGActgacgagtgcgcgtcgaatccgtgcggcgtcggcggctcGTGCACGGACTTGATAGACGGATTTGACTGCACTTGTCACGAGGGCTATCGCGGCGTTTTCTGCGACGAAAACATCGACGattgcgcgtcgtcgccgtgcgacAGCGCgagcacgtgcgtcgacggcgtggcgacgtttcgttgtcTGTGCTCGCCCGATTACACGGGCGACCGGTGCTCGTTCTCCTTGGCTGCGTGCGACGGTGATTCGTGCGGAGATTTGGAAAGCAGTGTCGTCGAGAAGCCTTGGTTTCTGGGAATTACGATTGGGTTGATTGGGGTCGTTGGGATCGTCGCAGGAATTTTGATAGTGATCTGCGTCTgcgtgcgacgtcgaaagcggagcagcagcagcgagCGAGAAATCGCTCTGAACAACGTAGATTGCACTTGA